The Primulina tabacum isolate GXHZ01 chromosome 1, ASM2559414v2, whole genome shotgun sequence genome contains the following window.
TTCCCAGAAGCCCGATTCCACCTGTATCATGGACCAGATCCACATAATTTTCTACCATTTTCTTGATTCTTACAGCACCATTCATGCACAATTGCACACAACAATTATACAGAAAAAGGACAGATGCTTGTTATGTGACATCAGCTAAAAAGAAGTCGTTAATAAACGAAATTGTTTCTCAACAATTATCAGCATATAAATTTCCACATTTTAAACGTGACACTTGTTTTACGTTTTATAGGTATAAACTTGACCCCATAACACAGAACAAAATAGAAAAGAGCAGCACTATGACAAAAGAAGATAAGTAGATTTAATTTCTCAACACTTGTAGCCAACAGATTTATCAGTGGTTTCCAAATTTTatgcatatatattttttctccCACGAGATTTTCATTTTTCACCCCCTTCGAATATTACTAAATCGTCCACCTTCTCTCTATCTCCTCTCGCCCAAAATCTTGGGTCCACCTTTGACgttcaacaaaaataataacaGCAGATCTCACACAAGTTagcaacacacacacactcacacacacaaaacaAACAAATTTCATACGTTTCTTTACAAaccaacaaatataatatcaatatcgAAAATGGGTACCCGGGCTTTCGAATTTCgacttctttttcttcttgaaAGAGTCAACTCTTCCGCCCAAACTCTGATTCCACGCGGAATAATCTCCAGTAAGTGGAATCGAAGCCGATATAGGCATAGGTGACAGTGCCACAATAGAACCATCTGGCGCATACTTTCTTGGCCTTCccctcttcttcttcatcacctCCCCGGCCGCCGGTGCTGCCACACTTGCTGGCGGAGCTTCCGACGCCAGCGGAGCAGTGGATCCCCCAAATTGGCTCGAACTTTCCACCATAGGTTCGACCCTGAAGCTCTTAGGAGCTTCGTCACCTCTCACTGCAACTCCAGAGCCCATTAATCCTTCTTTCTCCTCCATTAATACACTAAACTATATCAGACACCTACAAAATCCTTAAATTCCAGAAGATTCTGGGAACTAACCTCACTAAATATGACAAAGATCGTGTCTGTTTCACCTCAAACACGCAGGACTAACTGAGAAAACCACCTTTCCACAAAATTTACCCCAAAGTAGAAATTTTAAGAACAACACAAGGTAAAACTTGAATTACCCAGAAAATCTTACAAAAACCCAGTTCAGGAACTCGGAAATCTTGTAATCCAAGATTCAGACTCAAAAATTCCAAGATCATTCCAGTACACAGGAGAAGCTCCGCTGCAGTAAAATGcgggctaaaattttaattttttaaaatttctgcCATTTCAGAGCAAGATCAGAACTGTATCCGTGAAattgggaaaaaaataaaaattttggttGGTatccgaaattttttttagatgTAAAAATTAGGGTTTTGCAAGAAAAAGccaataataataatgaaaaataagcaAAGTTGGAGAATATTaggaatttaaataattatgaatcaattaaataatataaaaattaattaggtGAGTGACaatatttaaattcaaaattcaaattattaatCGTGGTTAACAAAATGGTTTCAAATCCGTCTCGGAAATTTCGTAAATGGGATTTAAAAATTTGCAAAGGTAATggtttttaaatataaaagatTATAAAATttctgtaaattttttttaatttggaaaaaggcaatttaattatttaaagctGTAAAGCAATTCTGGCttgtatttcaatattttcaaccCTTGACCAGTTCTtaatcttttcttcttttttttttaaaaaaaaaaaatttgtgagagTACTACTTTGTCTCTTAGGTCAATAAAAAGATGACATATTTGAAAAGATTCATCTTGCAATGATCGATTCATTTGAGGGAAAACAATCTCAAATTTCCACCCAAACCTTCTAACTTTTgagcttttttaaaaatatttagacagcttttaaaaaaatatatttttaaatatgattgATATCGTTTACTTGGATGAATGTGTTTGCATACGATAAAAAAATTAcgtgattttgaaaatatttgagtttaaaataatgataataattttgTGTTTGACATAGAATATGAGATTAGTAATTAAACAAAGAATATATTTAATTTGACTGATTAAATTTGACATCAAACAGttgttaataattaatataaataaataaataaaatatgaaagataatattaattttttattttcacaatataaataattaattgtttGATTGAGAtatgaaataaataatcaatacaTCAATTTACAACCAAATATTGGATATGATTGAATTatcttttaatatatataatacaagAGTCATGATAtaattttggatttgctttaaaacatcatatatcTTTATCAAAATAACTACATGGTTTTGCTCTCAAGAAGATGTCTGAGTTGTACAGCAGATAAGCTATTAACAAATTATCACGATTTCGATTCTTCTTATCAATATCTTTTCGGAGAAATATGTCGCATAAGATTTGTCCAATGTGATTTATCTGACCAGCGTGATTTACAATTTGTCAACTATTTGCTTTAACTCGAAGGGTTACTCAGCATATATAACTAGTAGCGACTGTGAAttcttcataaaaaaaaaaaaaaactaactaCATGATGTTACTATATTACGATGAtagcttttttttttatattttacttTTTCTACCACcatttcaatttaaaaaatcaataactttatttaaaattttaaaaatatttcattctttattttttttactatacACACGAAATCCGCTAGCTAAAATAATCCAAACTCAATGAAGTAAAACCAAACACAATCTCAAGTACGGTCGATAATAACTActttgttgaattttttttcataattccAAAATTGCACCAACACATTTAGctatgataaaataaatgtatgtaaaTTAAATCTTAGAGTCGAACCCTTTCGAAAAGTGACGGTCTTTTtcctcaaatttttttaaatcatattccaatttattttttgcatataatttatatattttatcgATTGAATTGTAattcatttgtatttttatttattataacaaAGTATGTTAAAATTctaatatttatgataaaaatcatcTTACTACATATTTAATTAGtagaatatttcaaaaaaaaaaaaatatgtggtGTTGGTTTCAATTAAACTTTGATACTACTCTATTTGAAAATGAAGCCGACACCCTCAGATTCTCCCAACAAGTGTGATAGAGTGGATTCGATCTCACGATAAAGCAAAACCCAGCCCCTTCAAAAAATATCAAATGACCCCCCTCATACAATACCAATGCAGCCACCAAATATCCAATGCAAGGTAAATCAAACCGACTTTCTTGAAAGCGCATCATTTCCAGATGTTCATCCTTACCGTAGCTTGTCTACCAATGTGTTCATGCTTGCTCCTGTGGTCTTGGTGCATGTTTTCCGCCTTCTCTCACCCCGCCGTTTTTCGCCTCCTTGCTGGTCAAGTATGACTTTTGTAATACATCACCTATCAAAGCAACTTCAGATCGAGATGGATAAATTTCAAGTTGTAGAGCATTGTTTGTGACGCTCATGCAAATAGATAACATTAATGAAGAGACTTTTGTTTCTAGATTAATTTACATTACTTAAATAAAAGAATTCTATAACTAGCAATAGCTTATATGTCAGCCAATGCAATTTGTAATCAAAGTGGCACAAATAGGGTTTGATGGAGGTCGTTTATTCTTCTCCACAGCAGTTATATGCCCAAGTTTTTTTTATAGCAGCTGGTTTTCAAGGTGTACAGTTACTCCAAAACACAATTGACTATTTGAGTGATTAATAGAGAGGGAACCACAAgaatgaatttattttaaaaaaaaaccatcaAGGGTTAACATACAacagcaaattttttttttttgaagtttccTCCATGCAGAACCATTAATTGCTAAACAGCAGTGAACAAAAATAATGGAAGGAAAGGGAGCAGAGAAGTAGTAGACAAAAGTAAAAGGAGAAATTTATTCTAACCTGCCACAAGATGCACAGCATAGATTCCATTTGATTTCTTGCAACTGAGTCACCGATAAAAGCTAGCGTTTTTCCTCTCATTAACTCCAAGAACGTTTTTGGGTCAAACCTAGGGAGGTCACACTCGGAAGGTTTCCATCTCCAATTCTCATATTCCTTATCTGGCCTCCCATTTCCCTGACAATTCTGCATCTGAGTAATCACGGGACATGAGTTATTTGTGTACAAGGGTCCAATAGGATCATAGATCCATGTGCCATGGTAAAGATCACAACCTGACATGATTAAGATAAACTCACAATGTCAAGAACATGAACTCAGATGTCATATAATCTACACAACAATGGTAGTCGATTTTAACTTCAGCCCGTGGTATAGCATTATCATAGGAGAAtataatacaaaaaaataaCATAGCCGACACCGACCCATCCTGTAATTGTGCACTTGTCAACTAAAAATTCATTAATAAGGTAATTAAAACTGACATCAAGAGTACTGATATCATTCAAATTGACACATTCTTAAAACCAGAGTTTGAGTACAGTAGTTGGAATGAAAAGTTGATTACATTCATGTCAAGTCGATGGTACATTAGGCTGCAATCAATCAgtaacacaaaaaaaaaaaagccgaAGAAAACACCATTGGCTTATGTACGACCAAGAAAAACCTACCTTCAATGATTGGCAGAATGACTACGAAGTAAGAGTCAatgaatgaatatttaaatatttacaatGACTACTTCATTGCTAATAGAATCCATCATCATATTCATTGGGTGTGTCAAAGAATCAAGGAACTAAATTTCTTTGAGGCAAGTGCCATATTTGTTAGCCACGCACAAATGAAAACATCAGAAAGACAATCCACAAAACCAACAGGGAATATAATTCTCCCCAAGCTAATCAAATCTGCAGTTGTTGGACAGACAAACTTTATGTCCATCTTAGCAATAATGTATATGCTAGCAGGTTAAAAGTGCTAACAGATGAGAAGTGACGATAAATATCACAAAGGGGGGACAAAACAATTATATAAACGACTGGTTTTTAGCAGCAGTACCTGAAGAAGGTGGATTTGTAATTCCATCCTCTTCTTGTCTAACCTCAGAATATGGATGCATGTTCTTCGAATTGTTAGATTCTACCTGTATTGAACTTGACAAGTTATTCTTAGCTAGAGATCCGGGAGTCAATTTTTCAGGCACAGGTCTGCCCTCATCATCTCCTACTTTTCCTACAGGATCACTATACCCGAAAAGAGAAACACCTCCATTTCCGTGGCCAGTCAAAACTGATGAACTCGAACAATCTGTATCTTCTTCTGAAGAACCATCGCTGTAATTATAAGTAGAAACTGAACCACCAGTGGAATCCGAATGAACCTCTATGGATCTATCAACAAAGTAGAAATATCCACGAATTGTTGACCCAATCGGTTGTTGGACCAAGACGGTGGAGGCAAGAACCAAGAACACAGAAAGACCCCCCACTAAACCAATAATAGACAAAAAGTTCCTCGGATAGGCGGGTCTAGTCACTTCTGTCATGGAATTCTATAGAAAACTACACAAATCAGAATTTAAGACAGAACCAGATTATTATTCCTCTGAATCACCACCAATCAATTGCTTTCACATACAGACATCGTACACAAAGTAATCAATCAGTAAAATCGGTAGGCCATTATCCCCCATAACTCCTCCATTTCGACCAAAACCTGCAAAGCAACAACAACAACATAAACAAAAAGCACtgaacagaaaaaaaaaatcgcggCAAATTACAAATGCCATCAACAATCACTCGCTCAGAAAACAACCAAGATTTTGTTAGAATCACATGAGAACATGACCCGAAATCCACATCATTCCATTTTAAAAACTGGTGAATGGCAACAAAGTACACAGCCCACATAAAAAAAAGAAGACAAACTTACCTGCAAAAATAAGCTCCATTCTCCACAAAAATCAAATTGCAACCTGAAATCCCTGTACATTACATGCAATTGATGGGGATATATAACGCCTAGAACGAAATTGATGTACTTTCCAATGCCGATGGATCTGAAGGGAACACAACagcaattatatatatttattgatgatcaaCGCGAACCTTTTCCCACCACCCGTAATGGGTTTTCCCCCCCTATAATTATAGGACACTATATTCACCCTCGAGTCAAAATCGAAACATCTGGATCCCATTTGTcgattataatttatatatatatatataacaagctTGGATTCGACGGTGGAGTGAGCAGTCACAGAATCGGACAAGACATAAATGTTAAATTAGTTCCTAATCTATCTATTCATCAAATTATCAAAACCTGAAATTTGATGAAACTAATGAAAGAAATTAGATAAATATTTCCTGAAATGGAAAGAAAACATGATGTATCGGATTTCATTGTTTTCCAAGAAGTGATGAAACAATAAAAACCAAAATACAACGTAATTTACAAATatgcaaattttaaaaacaattttagCTGTTAAATAAGAGCTGTCAAACTCGCCGGTGGCACACCATAAAATTGCATATAAATCATAATAGTTAATCTAGATTTTATAACATAATAAGAAACTATTGATGagatattgaaaaataataacaaacgTGACAAAAACTAccgtgagacggtttcacgggtcagttttgtgaaacagatataCTATATGAGTCATCtatgaaaagtattactttttatgtcaaatatattaatttttattgtaaatatggatATGATTAATccttctcacaaataaagatctTGAGACCGTTTTATGACACACAGTTTCAATTTTGGACATATAATAATTCATCtccaaaaaataataaagataGCGATTTTGTTCTTCGTGAATtttactttaatattttaagATACACTTGGATAGAAAGATTTTCGAATCCTAGATTTAATTAATTTCTCGAATAATTttctcaaattcaaaatttcccaTCTTCAATCCAAATACGACATCATATTACATTTGTCAgcaaaaatgagaaaataatataaacaagACTCTCAATCCTATGTTTCTCCCTTAGTTGCTCGAATATTTTgtcaaatacaa
Protein-coding sequences here:
- the LOC142539549 gene encoding protein YLS7-like isoform X1; translated protein: MTEVTRPAYPRNFLSIIGLVGGLSVFLVLASTVLVQQPIGSTIRGYFYFVDRSIEVHSDSTGGSVSTYNYSDGSSEEDTDCSSSSVLTGHGNGGVSLFGYSDPVGKVGDDEGRPVPEKLTPGSLAKNNLSSSIQVESNNSKNMHPYSEVRQEEDGITNPPSSGCDLYHGTWIYDPIGPLYTNNSCPVITQMQNCQGNGRPDKEYENWRWKPSECDLPRFDPKTFLELMRGKTLAFIGDSVARNQMESMLCILWQVMYYKSHT
- the LOC142539549 gene encoding protein YLS7-like isoform X2; translation: MTEVTRPAYPRNFLSIIGLVGGLSVFLVLASTVLVQQPIGSTIRGYFYFVDRSIEVHSDSTGGSVSTYNYSDGSSEEDTDCSSSSVLTGHGNGGVSLFGYSDPVGKVGDDEGRPVPEKLTPGSLAKNNLSSSIQVESNNSKNMHPYSEVRQEEDGITNPPSSGCDLYHGTWIYDPIGPLYTNNSCPVITQMQNCQGNGRPDKEYENWRWKPSECDLPRFDPKTFLELMRGKTLAFIGDSVARNQMESMLCILWQLL